A single genomic interval of Microbacterium sp. BLY harbors:
- a CDS encoding alkaline phosphatase family protein, producing MSFMLPSASPSTRSVVGVADDLCAALRGESPSLPRAQSAVLVVIDGLGAISLRGHAGHARSLTSGMTKRDVAQTVFPTTTAAALTSITTGVWPGEHGLVGYRVRDPERDVLVNQLSGWETDGLDPLTWQAAPTVFERAAADGRETFAVGLAAYARSGFTRATLRGAAFVAAASPEERVEAALALAEQHPGSLVYCYLPEVDKAGHKHGVASPEWVAALELLDGALSVRVPPGIGVVVTSDHGMVDVPYHRQVVLEEEHLVGIRHVGGEPRMLHLYRERDADLHAVAARLRGDLEGAADIVTREQAVASGLFGPVVRDDSLARIGDLLVIASGVRAVYDGTAEDQRSRGMVGQHGALTPEETRVPFLRRGVFAS from the coding sequence ATGTCCTTCATGCTACCGTCCGCGTCGCCGAGTACCCGGAGCGTCGTCGGGGTGGCGGACGACCTGTGCGCCGCGCTCCGCGGCGAATCCCCGTCCCTGCCGCGCGCGCAGTCGGCGGTGCTCGTCGTGATCGACGGTCTCGGGGCGATCAGTCTCCGCGGGCATGCCGGGCATGCGCGCTCGCTGACGTCCGGGATGACCAAGCGCGACGTCGCGCAGACCGTCTTCCCGACGACGACCGCCGCGGCTCTCACGAGCATCACCACGGGGGTCTGGCCCGGAGAGCACGGTCTGGTGGGCTACCGGGTCCGCGATCCGGAGCGGGACGTGCTCGTCAATCAGCTCAGCGGCTGGGAGACGGACGGTCTGGATCCGCTCACCTGGCAGGCGGCGCCCACGGTCTTCGAACGGGCGGCCGCGGACGGACGGGAGACCTTCGCCGTCGGACTCGCCGCCTATGCACGCAGCGGCTTCACGCGCGCCACCCTTCGGGGCGCGGCCTTCGTCGCCGCCGCATCGCCGGAGGAGCGCGTCGAGGCCGCGCTCGCGCTGGCCGAGCAGCATCCAGGGTCGCTCGTCTACTGCTATCTCCCCGAGGTCGACAAGGCCGGGCACAAGCACGGCGTGGCGTCGCCGGAGTGGGTTGCCGCTCTGGAGCTCCTCGACGGCGCACTCTCGGTCCGTGTGCCGCCCGGCATCGGCGTCGTCGTGACGTCCGACCACGGGATGGTCGACGTGCCGTACCACCGACAGGTCGTGCTCGAGGAGGAGCATCTCGTCGGGATCCGCCACGTCGGCGGGGAGCCGCGCATGCTGCACCTCTACCGGGAGAGGGATGCCGACCTCCACGCGGTCGCCGCGCGACTCCGCGGCGACCTGGAGGGAGCGGCCGACATCGTGACCCGCGAGCAGGCCGTGGCTTCCGGGCTGTTCGGGCCGGTCGTGCGCGATGACTCCCTGGCCAGGATCGGCGATCTCCTGGTGATCGCCTCCGGGGTCCGCGCGGTCTACGACGGGACGGCGGAGGACCAGCGCAGTCGCGGCATGGTCGGGCAGCACGGTGCACTCACTCCGGAGGAGACCAGGGTCCCGTTCCTGCGACGCGGCGTGTTCGCCTCCTGA